In Tepidanaerobacter syntrophicus, the following are encoded in one genomic region:
- the fapR gene encoding transcription factor FapR has translation MPKRGLPKKIRQKLLLETIAEDPFLNDEELAERFNVSVQTIRLDRMELKLPELRERIRAVAQDSYAKVKSIDVSEIVGELVDLELDKRGISILETNNNMTFGKTKVIRGDIIFAQANSLAIATIDAKVALTGVANIKYKLPVYAGQKLVAKAEVTRVRGNKKFVFVRTYVKQKEVFRGKFILASLEDSIEAEE, from the coding sequence GTGCCAAAACGAGGATTGCCGAAGAAAATAAGGCAAAAACTTTTACTTGAAACAATTGCCGAAGATCCTTTTTTAAATGATGAAGAATTAGCAGAAAGATTTAATGTGAGCGTTCAAACAATACGCTTGGACCGAATGGAATTGAAGCTGCCCGAGCTTCGAGAAAGAATTAGAGCTGTAGCACAGGATAGTTATGCCAAAGTTAAATCTATCGATGTAAGCGAAATAGTTGGAGAATTAGTAGATTTGGAACTAGATAAAAGAGGTATTTCGATTCTAGAAACCAATAACAATATGACATTTGGAAAAACAAAGGTTATACGAGGAGATATTATTTTTGCTCAGGCAAATTCACTGGCAATAGCAACTATCGATGCTAAAGTGGCACTTACCGGGGTTGCAAACATCAAATATAAATTGCCTGTATACGCAGGCCAAAAACTTGTTGCTAAAGCAGAAGTTACAAGGGTTCGCGGAAACAAAAAGTTTGTTTTTGTAAGAACATATGTAAAGCAAAAAGAGGTTTTTAGAGGCAAATTCATCTTAGCATCATTAGAAGATAGTATAGAAGCAGAAGAATAA